From one Brachypodium distachyon strain Bd21 chromosome 4, Brachypodium_distachyon_v3.0, whole genome shotgun sequence genomic stretch:
- the LOC106866635 gene encoding uncharacterized protein LOC106866635 isoform X1, whose product MAGWYLCSQPTKDKLKPWRVRLGIVLAVAVVLAATVLLALRYAVIPEVKAAIDDARLDRFALATTNDSSSLGFNVSIALAVRNTNRAMSVKYTEPVVANFVFHDRRLGTAAVAGEGHEHPPRRREVHLLRLGGEVPSGVIGDAAAEEFKKQNASGAFDVELRFDVEISLGIGNTRGMSFSCPLRLQLAPPGPTVVVFRRVYCMHEEQEKNYF is encoded by the coding sequence ATGGCCGGATGGTACTTGTGCTCCCAGCCAACCAAGGACAAGTTGAAGCCATGGCGCGTGCGCTTAGGAATCGTCTTGGCTGTAGCCGTGGTTCTCGCAGCTACGGTTCTCCTGGCCTTGCGCTACGCTGTGATCCCCGAGGTCAAGGCTGCCATCGACGACGCCCGTCTCGACAGATTTGCCTTGGCCACAACAAACGACAGCTCCTCCTTGGGCTTCAATGTCTCGATCGCCCTGGCCGTTCGCAACACCAACAGGGCCATGAGCGTCAAGTACACGGAGCCCGTGGTGGCCAATTTCGTCTTCCACGACCGCCGACTGGGAACCGCAGCCGTAGCCGGCGAGGGGCACGAGCACCCGCCGCGCAGGAGGGAGGTGCACCTCCTGCGACTCGGCGGGGAGGTGCCATCGGGAGTGAtcggcgacgcggcggcggaggaattCAAGAAGCAGAACGCGTCGGGCGCCTTCGATGTGGAGCTGCGGTTCGACGTGGAGATCTCGCTTGGCATCGGCAACACCCGTGGGATGAGCTTCAGCTGCCCGCTCAGGCTGCagctcgcgccgccgggcCCCACGGTCGTCGTGTTCCGCCGGGTCTACTGCATGCATGAGGAGCAAGAGAAGAACTACTTTTGA
- the LOC106866635 gene encoding uncharacterized protein LOC106866635 isoform X2, which translates to MPTKDKLKPWRVRLGIVLAVAVVLAATVLLALRYAVIPEVKAAIDDARLDRFALATTNDSSSLGFNVSIALAVRNTNRAMSVKYTEPVVANFVFHDRRLGTAAVAGEGHEHPPRRREVHLLRLGGEVPSGVIGDAAAEEFKKQNASGAFDVELRFDVEISLGIGNTRGMSFSCPLRLQLAPPGPTVVVFRRVYCMHEEQEKNYF; encoded by the exons ATG CCAACCAAGGACAAGTTGAAGCCATGGCGCGTGCGCTTAGGAATCGTCTTGGCTGTAGCCGTGGTTCTCGCAGCTACGGTTCTCCTGGCCTTGCGCTACGCTGTGATCCCCGAGGTCAAGGCTGCCATCGACGACGCCCGTCTCGACAGATTTGCCTTGGCCACAACAAACGACAGCTCCTCCTTGGGCTTCAATGTCTCGATCGCCCTGGCCGTTCGCAACACCAACAGGGCCATGAGCGTCAAGTACACGGAGCCCGTGGTGGCCAATTTCGTCTTCCACGACCGCCGACTGGGAACCGCAGCCGTAGCCGGCGAGGGGCACGAGCACCCGCCGCGCAGGAGGGAGGTGCACCTCCTGCGACTCGGCGGGGAGGTGCCATCGGGAGTGAtcggcgacgcggcggcggaggaattCAAGAAGCAGAACGCGTCGGGCGCCTTCGATGTGGAGCTGCGGTTCGACGTGGAGATCTCGCTTGGCATCGGCAACACCCGTGGGATGAGCTTCAGCTGCCCGCTCAGGCTGCagctcgcgccgccgggcCCCACGGTCGTCGTGTTCCGCCGGGTCTACTGCATGCATGAGGAGCAAGAGAAGAACTACTTTTGA